The DNA segment GGAAGTTCTTTGGGTCTAATTGGGGGTTACTCCTTCTATAATCATCTGGTGAATGTTTACCTATTGCCTATACATCAGATAATCCAAGAAACTCAGCAAATTAGGCGTCACTTGAGCTTTTTAAGAACATCCAAGTTTGTTCTTGTGGCTGCTTCCTCCACACTCCGtagaaaattgtttttcctCAATTGTTCAAATGGTCAACTATATGTTGGAACCAATAAACTTCGTTCTGAAAAAGACATTATCCCTTGTGTACCTCAAGATCTGATAAGTTTACATCAGGAATCGAATGGTGAAGAGCAACAAGATGCCATGCTACTGTGGTTAGAAGAACATGGTCGCCGTTTAGAACATGGCTTCATCAAACTTTGTGAAAATGAATATGGCCGAAGCATTAATCTTTTCCCAGAAGAACCCCCTTTTTGTTCAACAGCTGTTACTAATGGTGTGAAGGTAAAAAGCCTGTATAACACTCTTTGTGCTTGCTCTAGTAACATTGTATCTTATGGCACAGAAAACATTAGTGCTATTGTAGTCGTTGATGCATTTGGCAAAGGCATATTGTGGTTACAGGGAATGAATATCGTAACCAGATTGTCTTATGATTACAATATATATCAGGATAGACTTTCTTGGTTTGCATCTGGagctctttttttctttttgttgtctTTATGCATCAAGAGACTGATTACTTCTGCTCATTGATGTTGCATGGGATATTCCAGTTCACGTGCCATTTTCATCGCTACGGAAATTTTTGCAAGTATTTCTTAGTTCCAGCATATCATTTTCTCTTGGAAACTTACAAGTGTTGTTTTCTTCTTAAGGTTCGCTCGTCTGCATTGATTATCCCTGAGTTTATTGATCCTCAAGATGACAGTGAAAAGTACTTATTTGCTTATTCGATCCGCTTGTCCCTTGAACCGCAAGGATGTTTGATTAATGGAATGTCCTTCAACTCTTGTCAACTCCATTGGAGGCACTGGATCATCCGTGCTAATGATGATGTTGTATCGGATGTCAGTGGAGAAGCTGTTATAGGACAGGTATAAGTTCCCAAAATGTCCCcttaatttccttttttctgtgcaattatttttattctattgaaGTAATGATATTTagtaaatattcattttagaCTATTTCATGTCTTGGCTGCTGGAGATAgatcttttaaaattgaattcatAGTTTTGAAATTCCGGAAGAGATAGTAGCTGTGAGAAGTGAGTAGACCTTCAGTGCCTAGACCTTAGGTGCATTGACTTCACTTGGATTTACACATATCAGAGTCAAAATTTGGATTGAACAGCTGATCAAGGTCTCACTCATCTAAATTAATTGATTCTCATCCAATTGTTCCACCTGTATTTTGGTTTGTTgaatttttacaacaagaattttcttttcagttgtgaatcaattatggaattTTCCAAAAACTGCATAATGACACGCTGCCATTGCCTTTCTATGAGCGAATATATGTGGCCGAAGTCTAgtagttttgatttttgttgCATATATTGATCGAGTGCATCTAAGTGACAAGCCTAGCTTAGTTAAGCCTgtgattttctttatatttttcgaGCAGCTAGTCTTCCTTAGGCCAACCATGCAAACCTCAtaaaattgaattgatttagTGGTTTCCATTTCCAAAAGTAACACTATATTTTTCttagaaaacaaagaaaattgtcTTCATTTTCTTAAGTCCAAATACCTTTGGTAAATAAAGTGGTCAAAGTGTCAAATTACTGAGTTGTGAATCTCCCTGCAGTATCCACTTTTGCATCCTGGTGGACAAGAATTTGTTTATCAGAGTTGCACTCCTCTACCAACGCCATCAGGCTCCATTGAAGGCTCTTTTACATTTATACCTGGCAGGTATgcatttatgttatattttaattactgtTTGCGACAAGATATTTGGTCGTCCATTATTAGCTGGACAATGTAGGAATATGTGAATAGTTTGAGCAAATTTCAAGTAACAAGTTTAGttgaacctttttttttttttcatgtacatAAAATACACACAAACTTTATACATATCTCAAGTATAAAGTCTAAGTGAGGTGATTTAGGGAGTTCAGAAAGTCTAAGCGAGGGAATGGATCCTCTGCAGTTATATTTATCAGTATAATATATTTCTCTCTTAAAGGTGTGGTTTTAAAGAATAAAGGGTGAGATCATTACAATTATAAAACTTGAGAGAATATGTTCCCAGTGATTGGTATGCTGTGCATGATGAGCAAGGTAGAGAACCATGAAATGCTCCACAAAACTGAGGTCTGTCATGTGTCATCCAATCCACAATGGCATCTACTTCTCTACTTAGTACTATTTGCATACACTCATATTTGCTAACTCAAACCACATTCATCATCCAAATGTTAAGTTTTCCATATTATGCCTTGATTCACTCCAAAGGAATTATATTCAATTGTTTTAGTCTGTGAGCCAGCCATTGTCATCTTTTTCTCTGATTTCAGCTTGGCATACCCAAAAGGAGACCCTTTTCTAGCTACAGTGGCACAATTCCCTCTCCAGCTGCCAGACTACATTTTCTGATTTTGATTCTGAATAGGAATGAAGCATCTCTGATGGCAATTGCAGCTACCGTTTGTGCACAATATGTCATTCTAGTGAGAGTGGCTTGGTTGTTGAGTTTTTATTCTTCTAAGTTGGACTTGCACAATTTCCCTATATACATAACCTATCTCTATTTAAACGTTAGTGTAGTAGTTATATTGGATTTCTTGCGTTATTGACTTTATCAGTTCACTTTTTACCCTCCTTTcactgtatatatatatatatgtatacatatttaGTAATGTAATTATAATCTATTGTGATGTGAAGGATGTTAGTTGTTAAAGTAAAGGAATGTCAGAGAACCAGATTCATCAATCTGCTTTTTGATTTCAAAAGTGAAAGTTTTATTATTCTAGTTctaccaaaaagaaaaacaaaacaaagtggatgtataatgtattattatatatatatttattctctGAAAGTGCTTCGCAAACCGTTGGTTTAAGATTCACTACTTAAACTGTTTGTTCAacctttaataataaaaactatagcATTAAAGCTTAACAAtgtacaataatattataatattattggaagtctcacatcgattagagataaggttaattcataatatataaatgggtgtaaattttatcttataaactagttttgtgaggttgagttaagtttaaagttcaCCAGAGTTATTGTTAAAAGCTTATCTCATTAATGTTTAGATGCAAATCTCATCTTAAAAACTagttttgtaaagttgaattagacttaaaatctatttttaacaaatattctttgaaaatagtatataattttttcaaattacagatattttacttttttaattttgagagaaaaaaaatcgaaataacatctaaatatgttttttaaggAAATACCTTTTTAAAGGTTGTGAATtcatatgcattttttttttaccgtaGATTGGACACGAGCTCGGTTTTTTAATTGAACCGGGTCTTGTTTTTTAAAgttctatatattattatttatttgaagatgtaatgttgatgatattcttacaataattgatttttcAATCGAAGTTAAACTCATTGAcaatattgaatatataattacacgtatttcaattttatcttttctaaaatactattatatcaattatatttaataggtaatttatttaatttgtaaagaaAGTAAACTATCACAATATGAGTCTCGGTTGAATAACAATTTTTCTGTCCATATTCAAACTATggtgataattaaaataaatgtttaaagtGATTGTTTACTTTAGAGTAGATAAGAATAATGCTCTCTTAGCATGATgaagtatttaatattttatattaaatattaaaaactaatcAGTGTATAAATATACTAAAGCGACAGTATTTAATGTGTAGAATTTGTcgtatatttgatatttaatgtgTAGAATATATGTTTCTGATATAATAAGACTACTTACTTCACTTAAACTATTCCATGAAATCAAACACTTGTATGAATATAACTTTTGTAAAAGCattaagtatttattaatttttatttccaaagatgtaataaatattgaattattccaacaaaaaaagaaaacagtaaaTGCAGTAGAAATTataccttattttaatttaatttaatctcattAGAGTAtgaaataatactaaaaaatttCTGAGGTTTGACCACCCCACAGGACTTGAAATTTAGAGGAccaaatatcaatattatataatagtttattactttattttcaatgatatagttatttaaaaaataataattttattgatatctGAAAAGACAATAACATTGAGATATAAAAggagaaggaaagaaagagaagaaggtcTGGTGTGTAGTTTGTGCTAACCCAGAACCTGCAATCTCTGATGTTAGCAATTGTTGTTGCATCTCTGATCTAACGTAACATTCTTCCATCAAATCCAAAGGTACTACCATACATACCTACAATGCAATCATCATTTTGctttcaatttcatcttcacCAGCAATCAATTAATCCATGAATCAAATGCTCAATGTTTCCGTTTTtgttattgaatttgatttagtTGGAATTGTATGTAGTGTTGTGTAGGGTAATGGAAAGAGATAAAGACAACAAATCCCCTCCTCTGCCACCTTCGTCTTCCTCATCCCAACCTTTCAGCCATGACATCGTCGGAATGCCCGATAATCCAATCAAAAACAGGGGCCATAGACGCGCCCATTCCGAGATTATCACCCTTCCCGATGACCTCACCTTCGACACTGATCTCCCCCTCGATGACGACTTCCTCGCCCTCGTAGATCATATTAACTCCCCGCCTTTGCCTGAAGATGACAACAAAATTATCGTCAACAACAACGATTACAGCAGTAACAATCACGATAACAACGTTGGTAACGAAAGGCCGAGGGTTAGACACCAGCATAGCCATTCCATGGATTTGTCCATCCAGCCGGAGATGCTGGTCTCCGGTGCCGATGATGTGTCCGGCGTGGATACCAAAAGGGCTATGTCTACTGACAAGCTTGCTGAGCTTGCCTTAATTGATCCCAAGCGGGCTAAAAGGTACTCCTTTactcttcttctcctttctctctaTCTTTATTCGATGTTAGTCAAATAGCAAAAGTTTAGGTGTAGGTAATGTAAGTGAATAATTGACAATATACAACTTCTCTGAAATAGTTCTATCAGGCTTTAACTGGTTTTCCTTCTGTTAGGGGAGATTTGTAGTCTCATgcgaaaaaataattttgaatggacagaaaaagaaaaaactgatTCTCAAAAGGGATTAGAATTAGGTGGCATGGTTTATATCTATGGAGCACGGATACATATATTCAATGGCGCGAATTTAAAAACTGTTTTTTCGGCTTCGACACAGCATTAATGAGAGTTTGTTTTTGACTTACTTCTTTAACGTTGTCTAATTGGTCTCATTGTCGATCTTCTTAAATTCTTCAAGTTTGACATCTGTTACTTTTGACAAACTCTAACTCCCTTTTCTCGAAATCTTAAATAAGTGTCCCTTCGGTCTAACTCCCTTTCTTATTTTCCACCGCAAGAACAACACACACTTCTTATCTTTGTAAGATATTTCCGTAGACGTTTAGCATCATCATCTTGTTCTTTGGCTTGAGTAGAACTAGGATTTTGAATACTCAACTCTTCTGCAAtgtcaaacaaaataaaaacgaacACAATAcactaaattaatgaaaaataaagaaaagagcGTAGAGTAGCATGAACATTTTATCCACCCACGCATAGCATAAAGAGTATTACATAATATTAGCTAGGGagagaaattataaatttatacataatataaaagtattacaTAGCACCAAGaacatcaacaaaaaagaaaacgtgTTTCACtacaacaaaaatagaaatttcttattattttttgagtAAAAATGATTAAGGAGGCGTCAAAATTCACTGTATTCATAGTAGTACTTCCTACACAAACTTTAGTGGTAGGCTTCATCGTGTTGTCAAGAATTGAGAAGCATGCAATGGTGGGGAAGTGCAAAGGAGACTAACAAGGCATAGATGGCGGTGGTTGTAGATGCCATCAATTTGAGAGCCCAGAAGggttattttttcattaagagTAGAGAAAACTAAAGATTTgcgggaaaaagaaaaattaagtgcAAAGTAAATAGTTTTGTTGAAAGATGAAATGGAGAAACTCTTGAAGTCTAAGAAACAGAGACATTGAGTTCAAACCATATGTTTTTAAGACAAAGTAAATGTATTGAGAAAATGAAGTTAATACAATAAATGGAAGACATTGGATATATATGATACAAAAGTTAAATTAGAacatttctaataatatatattattgattatagcATCTACTCAGCTACTAAAAAAATTACCTCTTCGCTCATTAACATTTGTCACAGCCATGTCCaagtaataaaaagaaaaacagttttGAAGTTGTACGCTTGAATCCGACACATAGGGACACACCATTGTCCGTGCTATGGACAAGACAATTGCTTGGTTTTTTACGTTAGCTTTATTCAACATGGGAACTGCCGTAATTTTCTCCGAGTGTTTATTTCTGAATTGATTTTATacagaaatataaaaagtaatccTCTCTGATGGTGACCTTTAGGTTTTCTGCATGATATTTGCCCCTCGTGATTGCTAGACTTGTTTATGTTGCTTTGATTGCTTTAGAGTCTATAAAGCTATGGGCTGTTTGGCACTGTAGGTGAAATTTGCGTGGTTTGGCTGTAGCTTATTAGTTAAAAAATCAACTAATAGCCATGTTTTTGCTTCATGTTGCGCAGCAATTACTTTGTTCGATTGAAATTgtgatttaaattgtttaatttagtgCTATCTTCCACTGTGCTTACTTACCTGTATGGGTTGCGAATTAATATTAGTTTGGAAGTTCTGTTAGGGTTACGTTGTGAAAAAAAGTATCAGGCATGGCTTTCTGTTATTTTTCGTTGTCATTTCACTAATCTTTCTACCTTGCGTGGGGTTGCTGATGTATATTGTGGAATAAgttgagtacatttttgctctTCTGAGCAGGAACCATGTAGTAAATCAAAACCAGCATTCCAATATGTGACATTTCTGTATTCCTTTCCCATTGGGAACAATTGTCCCCCTTTGTTCTCAAATTATCACCTACATTTTAAAATTGGTGGGAATActgtcatttttaaaaaaaaaatacttacaaacATGACTTATACTCCTTACGAGTGTGATAGGATATGGGCAAACAGACAGTCTGCTGCAAGATCAAAAGAAAGGAAGATGCGTTACATTTCT comes from the Vigna radiata var. radiata cultivar VC1973A chromosome 2, Vradiata_ver6, whole genome shotgun sequence genome and includes:
- the LOC106756520 gene encoding F-box protein SKIP16, with product MGLESVGDLAINAILRKLEAEDIARVACASKRFRSSASDDTLWINLCFNELALTQPIDNLGNPFPSFKECYQAWRKAFGMYPWSLVKRVKRCWDRIKTWLTNHFPEAEATLCKGATEADIQMLENLLKVDLPLPTRILYRFHNGQEIVKANLETSTFGSSLGLIGGYSFYNHLVNVYLLPIHQIIQETQQIRRHLSFLRTSKFVLVAASSTLRRKLFFLNCSNGQLYVGTNKLRSEKDIIPCVPQDLISLHQESNGEEQQDAMLLWLEEHGRRLEHGFIKLCENEYGRSINLFPEEPPFCSTAVTNGVKVRSSALIIPEFIDPQDDSEKYLFAYSIRLSLEPQGCLINGMSFNSCQLHWRHWIIRANDDVVSDVSGEAVIGQYPLLHPGGQEFVYQSCTPLPTPSGSIEGSFTFIPGSLAYPKGDPFLATVAQFPLQLPDYIF
- the LOC106776125 gene encoding probable transcription factor PosF21, yielding MERDKDNKSPPLPPSSSSSQPFSHDIVGMPDNPIKNRGHRRAHSEIITLPDDLTFDTDLPLDDDFLALVDHINSPPLPEDDNKIIVNNNDYSSNNHDNNVGNERPRVRHQHSHSMDLSIQPEMLVSGADDVSGVDTKRAMSTDKLAELALIDPKRAKRIWANRQSAARSKERKMRYISELERKVQTLQTDATSLSAQLTLLQRDTNGLNAENGELKLRLQTMEQQVHLQDALNDALKEEIQHLKLMTGQAISNGGHFASFGGGQQFYPNNHAMYTLLAAQKFQQLQIQSQKQQQQHQLQQQQQQFQQQQQQLQHQLHQQQQQQQQQTTAAGSVTSTNVVLE